The uncultured Desulfobulbus sp. genome window below encodes:
- a CDS encoding RNA-binding protein — MKLFIGSLPYNIVESELSELFGQFGSVVSAKLITDPFSGESKGFGFVEMSSRSEGHKAMDGLNGKEYKYRKLVCNEAKPPVKRGRRRR; from the coding sequence ATGAAACTTTTTATTGGTAGCCTTCCTTATAATATTGTTGAATCTGAACTTTCCGAGTTGTTTGGCCAGTTTGGCAGTGTCGTCAGTGCCAAGCTTATTACAGATCCCTTCTCTGGTGAATCCAAAGGGTTCGGTTTTGTAGAGATGTCTTCTCGCTCTGAAGGGCACAAAGCTATGGATGGGTTGAATGGCAAGGAATACAAGTACCGCAAGCTTGTCTGCAATGAGGCAAAGCCGCCCGTCAAGAGAGGTCGACGTCGTAGATAA
- a CDS encoding cold-shock protein, which produces MAEGTVKWFNDSKGFGFIEQDGGKDVFVHHTAIQGSGFKSLEEGARVSFDVTDGPKGPSAQNVVKL; this is translated from the coding sequence ATGGCAGAAGGAACTGTAAAATGGTTTAACGATTCAAAAGGATTTGGTTTTATAGAGCAAGACGGTGGTAAAGATGTGTTTGTGCATCATACTGCCATTCAGGGATCTGGCTTCAAATCCCTTGAAGAAGGTGCGCGCGTGAGCTTTGATGTGACAGACGGCCCAAAGGGCCCGTCGGCTCAAAATGTCGTGAAGCTCTGA
- a CDS encoding ATP-binding protein, with amino-acid sequence MKINSISVKLFSIIVGAFLCSTVSILLIADTSLTDIIDSSKNALYVEKVDSIHTLLQQHHERLKKTGLIDAYIDDFKRSTVKELQRAYYSRKQEGIYPFIIDYEGNIVLHPTLTGIVTGPGAEEITNRLLAEKQGDFNLAFHGKIKHYTFRHFPEWQWVIGYAVPLDIKYAEAKKFRSLLIAIMTGVTLFILFLLIPVIARFTKPITRLTKAAQAMAAGDLDQEIQIYSNDEVGILAHSFQDMRVAIKQTISELERENRERKNAEDALANEKEQLAVTLISIGEGVITTDLQGRIVLINKIAEQLTGWDHSMAVGRDLIEVFEVYDPQTGKPDHDIATRITTTISATTGERKEQLKTKTGQELIIASNGAPIKDAHQKTIGAILVFRDISQQIKTEQELLKSRKLESIGVLAGGIAHDFNNILAIILGNIDLILLDNTLPENARTRLSNMQKASLQAQGLTQQLLTFSKGGAPIRAVSSLENLIKDSANFVLHGRNVASRFDISQELWAAAVDKGQISQVIQNIVINGCEAMADGGTIVIAARNVTGGEEANAQLSPGQKYVALSIADSGKGISQENIDRIFDPYFSTKTEGNGLGLAICHSIIAKHEGQITVKSHAETGTVFTIYLPASDALPTAEAQAKDIVPGTMNATILIMDDEEAIRDLGKMMLEEMGYASLAAADGVEALELYKKHKEQNTPINLVIMDLTIPGGMGGKDAVQKLLNYDRDAKAIVCSGYSNDPIMADPASYGFQAAISKPYKYATLAAVIKKTLMKTGTLDDHSLQLKLSRSGH; translated from the coding sequence ATGAAAATCAATTCCATCAGTGTCAAGCTCTTCTCCATCATTGTCGGCGCTTTTCTCTGCTCAACGGTCAGCATCCTGCTGATTGCAGACACGTCGCTGACTGACATCATCGACAGCAGTAAAAATGCACTCTACGTCGAAAAAGTCGATTCCATACACACCCTACTTCAGCAGCATCATGAACGACTCAAAAAAACCGGGCTGATCGATGCATATATTGACGATTTCAAGCGGTCCACAGTCAAAGAACTGCAGCGAGCCTATTACAGCCGGAAACAAGAGGGAATTTACCCTTTTATTATTGACTACGAGGGCAACATTGTTCTTCACCCGACGCTGACGGGAATAGTTACAGGCCCCGGTGCGGAGGAAATTACCAACAGGTTACTGGCTGAAAAACAGGGCGATTTCAACCTCGCGTTCCATGGCAAGATCAAACATTACACTTTTCGTCATTTTCCAGAATGGCAATGGGTTATAGGCTATGCAGTCCCACTTGACATAAAATACGCTGAAGCCAAAAAATTCAGAAGCCTGCTCATCGCGATCATGACGGGCGTTACTCTGTTCATCCTTTTCCTTCTGATTCCGGTAATCGCCAGATTCACCAAACCCATTACTCGACTCACCAAAGCCGCTCAGGCCATGGCCGCAGGAGACCTTGATCAGGAAATTCAGATCTACAGTAACGATGAGGTTGGTATACTTGCCCACAGCTTTCAGGACATGCGCGTTGCTATCAAACAGACCATCAGTGAACTGGAACGGGAGAACAGAGAAAGAAAAAACGCTGAAGATGCTCTGGCAAACGAAAAAGAACAATTGGCGGTGACGCTGATCAGCATCGGCGAAGGTGTAATTACCACGGACCTGCAGGGACGGATTGTTCTTATCAACAAGATTGCAGAACAATTGACTGGCTGGGACCACTCCATGGCCGTGGGGCGGGACCTGATAGAAGTCTTCGAGGTATATGACCCACAAACCGGCAAGCCGGACCATGACATTGCCACACGCATTACCACAACCATCTCGGCAACGACCGGAGAAAGGAAGGAACAGCTGAAGACCAAAACGGGCCAGGAGCTGATCATTGCAAGCAACGGCGCGCCAATCAAGGATGCCCACCAGAAAACTATCGGGGCAATCCTTGTTTTCAGAGACATCAGCCAACAGATCAAAACAGAACAAGAGTTACTTAAATCGAGAAAACTTGAATCCATAGGGGTGCTGGCCGGGGGTATAGCCCATGATTTCAACAACATCCTGGCAATCATCCTGGGCAATATCGACCTCATCTTGCTGGATAATACCCTTCCGGAAAACGCCAGGACACGATTAAGCAATATGCAGAAGGCATCGCTGCAAGCACAGGGGCTCACCCAACAACTCCTCACTTTTTCCAAAGGAGGGGCCCCTATCAGAGCGGTTTCCTCCTTGGAAAACCTCATCAAGGATTCTGCGAACTTTGTTCTCCACGGACGTAACGTGGCCAGTCGGTTCGACATTTCGCAAGAACTCTGGGCAGCAGCTGTTGACAAGGGGCAGATCAGCCAGGTCATACAAAATATTGTGATCAACGGCTGCGAAGCCATGGCCGATGGCGGCACAATCGTGATCGCAGCTCGAAATGTTACGGGAGGCGAAGAAGCAAACGCCCAGCTTTCCCCCGGACAAAAATACGTCGCGCTGTCCATAGCTGATAGCGGCAAGGGAATCTCGCAGGAAAATATCGATAGAATTTTTGACCCTTATTTTTCTACCAAGACAGAGGGCAATGGACTTGGGCTGGCAATATGTCACTCCATCATTGCCAAACATGAGGGGCAGATAACTGTTAAATCGCATGCTGAAACAGGCACAGTCTTCACCATCTATCTGCCGGCAAGCGACGCGTTACCCACGGCAGAAGCACAGGCGAAGGACATCGTTCCCGGTACCATGAATGCAACGATCCTGATCATGGATGACGAAGAAGCGATTCGGGATTTAGGGAAAATGATGCTCGAGGAAATGGGCTACGCTTCGCTGGCGGCAGCTGACGGCGTTGAAGCCCTGGAACTGTATAAAAAACACAAGGAACAGAATACACCAATAAACCTGGTGATCATGGATCTCACCATACCGGGAGGCATGGGGGGTAAAGATGCCGTACAGAAACTGCTTAACTATGATCGGGATGCAAAAGCAATCGTCTGCAGTGGCTATTCAAATGATCCGATTATGGCTGATCCAGCCAGTTATGGCTTTCAAGCAGCAATCAGCAAGCCGTACAAATATGCAACACTTGCCGCAGTCATCAAAAAGACCTTGATGAAAACTGGAACCTTGGATGATCACAGTTTACAGCTGAAACTATCAAGGTCGGGTCACTGA
- a CDS encoding ABC transporter substrate binding protein, giving the protein MRQLLQNPSPPPSFQYFFTILLILFLPLLQWPATCSGQITKKVLYVDSYHADYIWSSDITAGIRSVLDGRQDIELKIFRMDTKRNMSEAFKQASARKARDLIESWKPDVVIASDDNASKYLIAPYYLNAELPFVFCGLNWDASIYGFPADNVTGMVEVALFEKTLDTLQQYANGTRIGYLASDTVSERKEYNNIVQRFGASFDARFVNTFAQLKQAYQELQKNSDMAIIQECRSVTGFNHLDMINFIRNNTTIPTAAMQKYLIHYALFTYAKSGEEQGKYAAQTALTILSGTSPKDIPIIANKQVEPYLNMQLAKKMGIKFPIDLIQASHLISAEQKKLLYVNSYHAGYAWSDGIEKGLLKALNITRTTEGGYDTSGSEVQLKIFRMDTKLHQSEKFKTRSALTAKTLIDEWKPDIIVTSDDNAAKYLIAPHLKNGKTPVIFCGLNWNADIYNFPPETITGMIEVNPILETLNLLRLYAKGDRIGYIGAKTYSEEKELNHLKNTLNISLADGALVSDFRHWKETYLRLQKTADMLIFLTPTPLPGWKEARAQAFIEANTKIPTGSTGDNTARYTLLGKVKIAEEQGWWAGNTALSILRGTPVKNIPVTTNKNSRLFLNMRLAKNMGILFPLELLEKATLLHD; this is encoded by the coding sequence ATGCGTCAACTGCTTCAAAATCCCTCCCCTCCCCCCTCTTTTCAGTACTTCTTCACGATTCTGCTCATCCTTTTTCTGCCGCTCCTGCAGTGGCCAGCAACATGCTCAGGTCAGATCACTAAAAAGGTACTCTACGTCGATTCGTATCACGCTGACTACATCTGGAGCAGTGATATCACAGCAGGTATTCGTTCTGTGCTGGATGGTAGACAAGATATCGAACTGAAAATATTCCGCATGGATACGAAGCGCAATATGAGCGAAGCCTTCAAACAAGCATCTGCCCGCAAGGCCCGTGATCTGATCGAATCCTGGAAGCCGGATGTCGTTATTGCTTCGGATGACAATGCCTCGAAATATCTGATTGCACCGTATTACCTCAACGCAGAGCTCCCCTTTGTGTTTTGTGGCCTGAACTGGGACGCATCCATATATGGCTTTCCTGCCGATAATGTGACCGGCATGGTGGAAGTGGCCTTGTTTGAAAAAACTCTCGACACATTGCAACAGTATGCCAACGGCACACGCATCGGGTATCTGGCATCTGACACGGTGTCAGAACGCAAAGAATACAACAACATCGTCCAACGATTCGGAGCCAGCTTTGACGCGCGCTTTGTCAACACCTTTGCCCAACTGAAGCAGGCCTACCAGGAACTCCAGAAAAACAGCGACATGGCGATTATTCAGGAATGTCGTTCCGTGACAGGGTTCAACCACTTGGACATGATCAATTTCATACGGAACAACACAACCATCCCCACGGCGGCGATGCAAAAATACCTCATCCATTACGCATTATTCACCTATGCCAAAAGCGGTGAGGAGCAGGGAAAATATGCCGCCCAGACGGCTCTGACAATCCTCTCAGGGACTTCCCCGAAAGATATCCCCATCATCGCCAACAAACAGGTTGAGCCCTACTTGAACATGCAACTGGCCAAAAAAATGGGAATCAAATTTCCAATTGATCTCATTCAAGCCAGTCACCTCATCAGCGCAGAACAAAAAAAACTGCTGTATGTCAACTCCTACCATGCCGGCTACGCCTGGAGCGATGGCATTGAAAAAGGGCTGCTCAAAGCATTGAACATTACCAGAACAACTGAGGGGGGCTATGATACTTCCGGTAGCGAAGTGCAGTTGAAAATCTTTCGCATGGACACAAAACTGCATCAATCCGAGAAGTTCAAAACTCGTTCGGCATTGACTGCAAAAACACTTATTGATGAGTGGAAACCCGACATTATCGTCACTAGCGATGACAATGCCGCCAAGTATCTGATAGCCCCCCACCTTAAGAACGGAAAAACTCCTGTGATTTTCTGCGGATTAAACTGGAATGCAGACATATACAATTTCCCGCCTGAGACCATCACCGGCATGATCGAGGTGAATCCAATCCTGGAAACCCTCAACCTCCTGCGCCTCTACGCCAAAGGCGATCGCATAGGATATATTGGAGCGAAAACATATTCGGAAGAAAAAGAGCTGAATCACTTGAAAAATACGCTGAACATTTCCCTTGCTGACGGCGCCCTTGTCTCAGACTTCCGCCACTGGAAAGAGACCTATCTTCGCCTGCAGAAGACGGCGGATATGCTCATATTCCTGACGCCCACTCCGCTCCCTGGCTGGAAGGAAGCCCGCGCTCAAGCCTTCATAGAAGCAAATACAAAGATCCCCACAGGGAGCACGGGCGATAACACCGCACGGTACACCCTCCTGGGAAAGGTAAAAATCGCCGAGGAACAAGGCTGGTGGGCGGGAAATACCGCCTTGAGCATACTGCGAGGAACTCCGGTCAAAAACATCCCGGTGACCACAAACAAGAACTCCAGACTTTTCCTGAACATGCGGTTAGCTAAAAATATGGGGATACTCTTTCCCCTGGAACTGCTTGAAAAGGCGACATTGTTGCACGATTAG
- a CDS encoding transferase — protein MLEREKIFNRIIQRVNINLRDLNFDVSPFVTGHADLRQMSRFYAFYGVTTDIPLSLQFLHSSLAGSYFLGKCQVKNAMLYKTDIRGDELKRKGSTFQFKNFSIDLRQDEFIDIVSSALVKTLVHNYSHDPESPERFFIKNTLSLDYANIHGAPAEGCFLSPFATVDLTTMRNCAIGAYSYIQAGRISHLNVQPGTIWVNSPGTFNFFYQYPQDRLQHYIKQEPGGKPEGALIDFIEARSAAFDAVFDTAITAPPIPVPETASLDRYAVVLAETTIDENVLVAQRAYLENCIMGIGANAQENCYIINSNLQGNNVMAHGAKVIETEMEKNIFVGFNSFLYGKPGSKITIGTGCIVMPHTIIDCAEPLDIPPDTLLWGLITNPQELEENSIPLEELRVIHTSLQQGNMHFEGEGGAFVEGFKHRINHILESNGAFYHQHNNNIKGHAQNNRKLSLNNIQPYLFGKMEGVYPDITIQPQG, from the coding sequence ATGCTTGAGCGGGAAAAAATATTTAACAGGATCATTCAACGGGTCAACATCAACCTGCGTGATCTGAATTTTGATGTCAGCCCCTTTGTCACCGGGCACGCGGATCTTCGGCAGATGAGCCGCTTTTATGCCTTTTACGGAGTAACAACCGATATCCCTCTGAGCCTGCAGTTCCTCCACAGCAGCCTTGCTGGCAGTTATTTTCTGGGGAAATGTCAGGTTAAAAATGCGATGCTCTATAAAACCGATATTCGTGGGGATGAGCTCAAACGCAAAGGCTCGACCTTTCAGTTTAAGAACTTCAGCATTGACCTGCGCCAGGACGAATTCATCGATATCGTTTCCAGTGCCCTGGTCAAGACCCTGGTCCACAACTATTCCCACGACCCGGAATCACCGGAGCGGTTCTTTATCAAAAACACGCTCTCCCTTGATTACGCCAATATCCATGGGGCACCGGCAGAAGGCTGTTTTTTAAGCCCCTTTGCCACCGTTGACCTGACCACCATGCGCAACTGCGCCATTGGTGCCTACTCCTATATTCAGGCTGGCCGCATAAGCCATCTTAACGTGCAGCCGGGGACCATATGGGTCAACAGCCCGGGTACCTTCAATTTCTTCTACCAGTATCCCCAGGACCGGTTACAGCATTACATCAAACAGGAGCCCGGGGGCAAACCCGAGGGAGCCCTGATTGATTTTATTGAGGCACGAAGCGCAGCCTTTGATGCGGTCTTTGATACAGCCATCACCGCCCCACCCATTCCAGTTCCGGAGACGGCCTCCCTGGATCGGTATGCGGTGGTCCTTGCCGAGACGACCATTGATGAAAACGTTCTGGTTGCCCAACGGGCCTACCTGGAAAACTGCATCATGGGCATCGGGGCTAATGCCCAGGAGAACTGCTATATCATCAACTCCAACCTCCAGGGCAACAACGTTATGGCGCACGGAGCCAAGGTGATCGAGACGGAGATGGAAAAGAACATCTTTGTTGGTTTTAACAGCTTTCTCTATGGCAAACCAGGGAGTAAAATTACCATTGGCACGGGCTGCATCGTCATGCCGCACACCATTATCGACTGCGCAGAGCCGCTGGATATTCCGCCGGATACCCTGCTCTGGGGCCTGATCACCAATCCACAGGAGTTGGAAGAAAACAGCATCCCCTTAGAGGAGCTCCGTGTGATCCACACCTCTCTTCAGCAAGGGAACATGCATTTCGAGGGTGAAGGAGGCGCCTTTGTAGAAGGTTTCAAACACAGGATTAATCATATTCTCGAATCCAACGGAGCCTTCTACCATCAGCATAACAACAACATCAAGGGCCATGCCCAAAACAACCGCAAGCTCTCGCTCAATAATATTCAACCCTACCTGTTTGGAAAAATGGAGGGCGTGTACCCGGATATTACCATTCAGCCTCAGGGGTAA
- a CDS encoding CBS domain-containing protein: METYTVKDLMVPLEEYVTVPLGTTLLGAMLALEKAMENYDQGKYHHRAVLVLDKDNKVVGRISQLRVLQAMETREENTELYAQLQMYQFSEAYVDKLRENDRIKCKVFAEETLKEATTKPVEDFMQKPTPDEYVDEVEKLDLAMHKMVAGAHQSLLVTRDKEIVGILRMVDIFTASFHAMKSLGVA; this comes from the coding sequence ATGGAAACATATACAGTAAAAGATTTGATGGTCCCACTTGAGGAATATGTCACCGTCCCTCTGGGCACAACCCTGCTCGGCGCCATGCTTGCTTTGGAAAAGGCCATGGAAAATTATGACCAGGGAAAGTATCACCACCGGGCGGTCCTGGTGTTGGACAAGGACAACAAGGTTGTTGGCCGAATCAGCCAACTCCGCGTCCTCCAGGCCATGGAGACCAGGGAAGAAAATACCGAGCTCTACGCGCAGTTGCAGATGTATCAATTCAGTGAAGCCTACGTTGATAAACTCCGCGAGAATGATCGAATAAAGTGCAAGGTCTTTGCAGAAGAAACACTCAAAGAGGCAACAACAAAGCCGGTTGAGGATTTTATGCAAAAGCCGACTCCAGATGAATATGTCGATGAAGTTGAAAAGCTCGACCTGGCCATGCACAAAATGGTTGCCGGCGCCCACCAGTCTCTTCTGGTCACCCGAGACAAAGAAATCGTCGGTATTTTACGAATGGTGGATATTTTCACTGCCAGCTTTCATGCGATGAAGTCACTGGGTGTAGCGTAA
- a CDS encoding MFS transporter, whose product MFEKESQPIFRYLIMLTICSVIGLQTWMILFNNFSVEVAGLSGQRVGAVQSVREIPGFLSLLAVYVMLLFAEPTIAALSVILLGVGLAATGMFPSYAGILMTTLLMSTGFHYYATMNQSLVLQNFKKEITPMVFSRLRSLSAAAAIITAGLLFVLGKLLDYRWIYLILGGGVALVGVYGLLHKPLLANAIPQHKKMIVRRRYSLYYFLTFMAGARRQIFVAFSVYLLVGVFSFSVQAVTLLFILNNLINYFLNPLIGKAILKFGERRVLSVEYAGLIFVFLTYGFTDSKVVVVCMYILDHIFFNFTTAINTYFQKIADPQDIAPSAAVGFTINHIAAVFLPFLGGMVWMIDHRIPFIVGAVMSGISLTAVQRIRILETGSEVAQP is encoded by the coding sequence ATGTTCGAAAAGGAATCGCAGCCAATATTTCGTTATCTCATCATGTTGACCATCTGCTCGGTCATCGGGCTGCAGACATGGATGATTTTATTTAACAACTTTTCTGTGGAAGTGGCCGGCTTGAGTGGCCAACGGGTGGGAGCAGTGCAATCGGTGCGGGAGATTCCAGGCTTTCTCTCGCTGCTGGCGGTCTACGTGATGCTGCTTTTTGCCGAGCCCACCATTGCCGCACTCTCGGTCATCCTGCTAGGGGTGGGACTGGCGGCAACGGGGATGTTTCCCTCCTATGCGGGCATATTGATGACGACGCTTCTCATGAGCACCGGCTTTCACTACTATGCCACCATGAACCAGTCGCTGGTGCTGCAGAACTTCAAAAAAGAAATTACCCCCATGGTCTTTAGTCGGCTGCGCAGCCTCTCTGCTGCCGCCGCGATTATCACCGCAGGGCTCCTTTTTGTGCTGGGCAAGCTGCTCGACTACCGCTGGATTTATCTGATACTCGGGGGTGGGGTTGCGCTGGTGGGCGTGTACGGGCTGTTGCATAAGCCATTGCTCGCCAATGCCATCCCCCAGCACAAGAAGATGATTGTGCGCAGACGCTACAGCCTCTACTATTTTCTCACCTTCATGGCGGGGGCCCGCAGGCAGATCTTTGTCGCCTTTTCCGTCTACCTGCTGGTGGGTGTTTTTTCTTTCTCGGTCCAGGCGGTGACACTGCTCTTTATCCTCAATAACCTGATCAACTACTTCCTCAATCCCCTGATCGGCAAGGCCATTCTCAAATTCGGTGAGCGGCGCGTACTCTCGGTGGAATACGCGGGGCTGATCTTTGTCTTTCTCACCTACGGCTTCACCGACTCCAAGGTGGTGGTGGTCTGCATGTACATCCTGGATCACATCTTTTTTAACTTCACCACCGCCATCAACACCTACTTTCAAAAGATCGCGGATCCCCAGGATATCGCCCCTAGCGCTGCGGTGGGCTTTACCATCAACCACATTGCCGCCGTCTTTCTTCCTTTCCTCGGCGGCATGGTCTGGATGATCGATCACCGTATTCCCTTTATCGTGGGTGCGGTTATGAGCGGGATTTCACTGACGGCGGTGCAGAGGATTCGGATTCTGGAGACTGGCTCAGAAGTGGCACAGCCTTAA
- a CDS encoding ATP-binding protein, whose amino-acid sequence MNIFHNGLQAIQAKLELAPFQGEITITTELTDTSVLLLIGDNGIGIPESIVDQIFQDFFTTREVGQGMGQSVGGRIEVLFNSPLGSCL is encoded by the coding sequence TTGAACATCTTTCACAATGGACTGCAGGCCATCCAGGCAAAATTGGAGCTGGCTCCATTTCAGGGGGAGATTACCATTACCACAGAACTGACGGACACGAGTGTGCTTTTGCTGATTGGTGATAACGGAATCGGTATTCCTGAAAGTATTGTTGATCAAATTTTTCAAGATTTTTTTACGACCCGAGAAGTCGGCCAGGGAATGGGGCAGAGCGTTGGTGGTAGAATAGAGGTTCTTTTCAATTCCCCCTTAGGAAGTTGCCTATGA
- a CDS encoding multidrug effflux MFS transporter, with the protein MNLSTMKIIGLLTLLSAFPPLSTDMYLPALPLLQKLWNQPQNVVNLTLSGFFIGYCISLLLYGPISDRFGRKPPLIVGVSLYVIASVLSGFVNDITSLIVLRVLQGVGSSSGVVISMAITKDLFTGRERQRILAYMAIIMALAPMLAPVIGGQIMTWLSWHWVFFVQAMLGLAALGGVLRLQEPLQEYAQGNVMVSMGKIYLRLLGNKNYVILVVLFSVVVLPHFSFIGSAANIYIKEFGMSEQVFSYFFAFNAMAIMAGAFSCSKMQKRLAARTLLTIGFAGIIVSGVVMMSDLIPGPWGLALPMAIASFCFGLTRPTSNHLVLEQVQEGAGAASSLMVFLFFLMGAIAMWFIALDWKNTIHVIALIALVSGGLGLVLWLLLPGLRGKEEKET; encoded by the coding sequence ATGAATCTGAGTACCATGAAAATTATCGGCCTGTTGACCCTGCTTTCTGCCTTTCCTCCCCTATCGACGGATATGTACCTGCCGGCTTTGCCCCTGTTGCAGAAACTCTGGAACCAGCCCCAGAATGTGGTGAACCTCACGCTGTCCGGTTTTTTTATCGGTTACTGCATCAGTTTGCTTTTGTACGGGCCGATTTCCGATCGCTTTGGGCGAAAACCACCGCTGATAGTTGGCGTGAGTTTGTATGTGATCGCCAGTGTTTTAAGTGGCTTTGTCAACGATATCACAAGCCTCATCGTTTTGCGGGTGCTGCAGGGTGTCGGTTCTTCCTCGGGAGTGGTTATTTCCATGGCCATCACCAAGGATCTGTTTACAGGCAGGGAACGACAGCGCATTCTAGCCTACATGGCCATCATTATGGCGCTGGCTCCCATGCTCGCTCCGGTGATTGGTGGCCAGATTATGACTTGGCTTTCCTGGCATTGGGTCTTTTTCGTCCAGGCGATGTTGGGCCTGGCAGCCCTGGGCGGGGTATTGCGTCTTCAAGAGCCGTTGCAAGAATACGCGCAGGGCAATGTGATGGTCTCCATGGGTAAAATATACCTGCGGCTGCTGGGAAATAAAAACTACGTCATTTTAGTCGTCCTTTTCTCCGTGGTTGTCCTCCCACACTTTTCTTTTATTGGATCCGCCGCCAACATCTACATCAAAGAATTTGGTATGTCAGAGCAGGTGTTCAGCTACTTTTTCGCCTTTAATGCCATGGCGATCATGGCTGGAGCTTTTTCCTGCTCCAAGATGCAGAAGAGGCTTGCTGCTCGTACCCTTTTGACCATCGGTTTTGCGGGAATTATCGTGAGCGGGGTTGTGATGATGTCCGATCTCATTCCTGGCCCCTGGGGGCTTGCCCTCCCCATGGCGATCGCCTCCTTTTGTTTTGGGCTGACGCGGCCCACCAGCAATCATCTTGTGCTGGAGCAGGTGCAGGAGGGGGCTGGTGCGGCCTCCTCGCTGATGGTGTTTCTCTTCTTTCTGATGGGGGCCATTGCCATGTGGTTCATCGCTCTGGACTGGAAAAACACCATCCATGTTATCGCTCTGATCGCACTTGTCAGTGGCGGGCTGGGGTTGGTGCTGTGGTTGTTGCTGCCAGGATTGAGAGGGAAGGAAGAGAAAGAAACCTGA
- the prxU gene encoding thioredoxin-dependent peroxiredoxin (Most members of this family contain a selenocysteine.) — protein MAESPEIGCARPTGGLVGQESHLEEKSPQQPVTEAKKMIQVGKPAPDFTAPAYHKGQFTSVKLSDHLGKWVILCFYPGDFTFVUATEISAVADHYQQFQDLKVDVFSVSVDSVFVHKMWDDHELCKMVSEGIPFPMLSDGGGKVGEAYGVYDPDAGVENRGRFIIDPDGNIQGYEVLTPPVGRNVSETIRQIQAFQHVRNCKGAEATPSGWKPGKLTLKPGPDLVGKVWEVWKVSMESE, from the coding sequence ATGGCGGAATCCCCGGAAATAGGTTGCGCTCGTCCCACCGGAGGATTGGTCGGTCAAGAGAGTCACCTCGAAGAAAAATCACCTCAACAACCAGTTACGGAGGCAAAAAAAATGATTCAGGTCGGCAAACCTGCCCCGGATTTCACCGCTCCTGCGTATCATAAAGGGCAATTCACCTCGGTTAAACTCTCAGATCACCTCGGAAAATGGGTTATCCTCTGTTTCTATCCGGGTGATTTCACTTTCGTCTGAGCGACTGAAATATCGGCGGTCGCCGATCATTACCAGCAGTTTCAGGACCTGAAAGTCGATGTATTTTCGGTGAGTGTGGACAGTGTCTTTGTCCATAAGATGTGGGACGACCATGAATTATGCAAGATGGTCTCAGAAGGGATCCCATTTCCCATGCTTTCCGACGGAGGCGGCAAGGTTGGAGAAGCCTATGGTGTCTACGATCCAGATGCTGGCGTGGAAAATCGAGGACGATTTATTATTGATCCCGATGGAAACATTCAAGGCTACGAGGTGTTGACGCCCCCGGTTGGGAGAAATGTTTCCGAAACGATCCGTCAGATTCAGGCCTTTCAGCATGTGCGCAACTGTAAAGGTGCTGAGGCGACTCCGTCTGGATGGAAACCCGGAAAACTCACTCTCAAACCGGGCCCTGACCTAGTCGGGAAGGTGTGGGAGGTCTGGAAAGTCAGTATGGAGTCTGAGTAA